A window of Exiguobacterium sp. FSL W8-0210 contains these coding sequences:
- the recF gene encoding DNA replication/repair protein RecF (All proteins in this family for which functions are known are DNA-binding proteins that assist the filamentation of RecA onto DNA for the initiation of recombination or recombinational repair.) — MRLDSVRLSHYRNYDALELSFSEKTNVLIGENAQGKTNLLEAIYVLALAKSHRTTHDKELIGWDQETARVEGRVVKRTGPHVQEIVISGRGKKAKLNHLEQRRLSDYVGALNIVLFAPEDLHIVKGSPQVRRRFLDMEIGQVSPVYLHELSQYLKVLKQRNALLKQLSMKGGDETFLDILTEQMITLAVKIVQRRHHFMAQLEKWARPIHDGISRGQEELALIYRSDTFGDELLDVEGMTASYTRKFGKIKENEIRRGVTLFGPHRDDFEMEVNGRNVQTYGSQGQQRTAALSLKLAEIELIHEEVGEYPLLLLDDVLSELDDHRQTHLLDTMQQKVQTILTTTSVDGIAHETINQAKLFHVKQGTVDLEETSYKETVGEKTDE; from the coding sequence GTGCGGCTGGATTCAGTCCGACTCAGTCATTATCGCAACTATGACGCACTCGAACTGTCATTCTCCGAAAAAACGAATGTCCTGATTGGTGAAAATGCACAAGGGAAGACGAACTTACTGGAAGCGATCTATGTTCTTGCTCTCGCGAAGTCGCACCGGACGACGCATGACAAGGAACTGATCGGTTGGGACCAAGAAACAGCGCGCGTCGAAGGACGTGTCGTCAAGCGGACCGGCCCCCATGTCCAAGAGATCGTCATCTCGGGTCGCGGGAAAAAAGCAAAGCTGAATCATCTAGAGCAACGACGCTTGAGTGATTATGTCGGGGCACTGAACATCGTTTTATTCGCCCCGGAAGATTTGCATATCGTCAAAGGCAGTCCACAAGTCCGCCGGCGATTTCTCGATATGGAGATCGGTCAAGTCAGTCCGGTCTATCTGCATGAATTGAGCCAGTACCTGAAAGTGTTGAAGCAGCGGAACGCATTGCTGAAACAACTGTCCATGAAGGGAGGAGACGAGACCTTCCTTGATATCTTGACGGAGCAAATGATTACGCTAGCCGTTAAAATCGTTCAGCGCCGGCATCATTTCATGGCCCAGCTCGAAAAATGGGCACGACCGATTCATGACGGAATCAGTCGTGGACAGGAAGAACTCGCGCTCATCTATCGTTCGGACACATTCGGCGACGAATTACTCGATGTCGAAGGAATGACTGCGTCCTACACGCGGAAGTTTGGTAAAATAAAAGAAAATGAAATCCGAAGAGGAGTTACGTTGTTTGGACCACATCGCGATGACTTCGAGATGGAAGTCAATGGACGAAACGTCCAAACGTATGGTTCACAAGGACAACAACGGACAGCAGCCCTCTCGTTAAAGCTTGCGGAGATCGAATTGATTCATGAGGAAGTAGGGGAATATCCACTTCTTCTGCTCGACGATGTCTTATCCGAACTTGATGATCATCGTCAAACACATTTGCTCGATACGATGCAACAAAAGGTCCAGACGATCCTGACGACGACAAGCGTCGACGGGATTGCGCATGAAACGATCAACCAAGCGAAGTTGTTCCACGTGAAACAAGGGACGGTCGATTTGGAAGAGACATCATATAAAGAAACAGTAGGTGAGAAAACCGATGAGTAA
- a CDS encoding HD-GYP domain-containing protein, whose amino-acid sequence MRVASDQLRIGDRLTESIYLHTDHPIVEAGKKIGSDELRRIQRFLIKEVVIEDRPDFSKDEQVQTETVEAHVEHPFEEFIRFYNKVFTSWEQGMKPNVYEALSWVKQSVPERITRQDVLPFFLERGTEAYTVRHAIYRGAIAQMLAEAVGKERKMIHELWTASYFADYGLARIMEWRHTKRYEAMQQEIFQRHPAMAYQALQKETIISDTVNRLIVQHHERLDGTGYPLKVKGDKIADHTRLFIVADVFAAMTSWRPYREAYTPFDAYRHLKARPMQYCSKYVLLLGQLLLPIEVGDRVLMSNGKIATITRKNPVFDRPVISYEEQGRMTIIDLMEERQHSIIQLMD is encoded by the coding sequence ATGCGAGTGGCAAGTGACCAATTACGCATCGGGGATCGTTTGACTGAATCCATCTATTTACATACGGATCATCCGATCGTAGAAGCAGGGAAAAAAATAGGAAGCGATGAGTTACGACGAATCCAGCGTTTTTTAATTAAGGAAGTCGTCATTGAAGATCGACCTGATTTCAGTAAAGATGAACAAGTGCAGACTGAAACAGTTGAAGCCCATGTGGAACATCCATTTGAAGAATTTATTCGCTTTTACAATAAAGTCTTCACGTCATGGGAACAAGGAATGAAGCCGAATGTATACGAAGCATTGAGTTGGGTCAAACAGTCCGTTCCAGAACGGATTACGAGACAAGATGTCTTACCATTCTTCCTAGAGCGGGGAACGGAAGCTTATACAGTGCGACATGCCATTTATCGAGGGGCGATTGCGCAAATGCTGGCGGAAGCAGTCGGAAAAGAACGGAAAATGATTCATGAGTTGTGGACCGCATCCTATTTTGCAGACTATGGACTAGCGCGAATCATGGAATGGCGTCACACGAAACGATATGAAGCGATGCAACAAGAAATTTTTCAACGTCACCCGGCTATGGCGTATCAAGCCTTGCAAAAGGAGACGATCATCTCTGATACAGTAAATCGTTTAATTGTTCAACATCATGAACGGTTAGACGGAACAGGTTACCCTTTAAAGGTAAAAGGAGATAAGATCGCAGATCACACACGATTGTTCATCGTAGCGGACGTCTTTGCTGCAATGACGAGTTGGCGTCCGTATCGGGAAGCTTATACGCCGTTTGATGCCTATCGTCATTTGAAAGCAAGACCGATGCAATATTGCTCAAAGTATGTATTGTTGCTCGGACAATTACTTCTACCAATAGAGGTTGGTGATCGCGTGCTGATGAGTAACGGAAAGATTGCAACCATCACGCGAAAGAATCCAGTCTTTGATCGGCCTGTCATTTCCTATGAAGAACAAGGACGGATGACAATCATTGATTTAATGGAAGAACGACAACATAGTATTATTCAGTTGATGGATTAA
- the gyrB gene encoding DNA topoisomerase (ATP-hydrolyzing) subunit B: MELEQGYGADQIQVLEGLEAVRKRPGMYIGSTASKGLHHLVWEIVDNSIDEALAGYCDTIKVTIEPGNSILVEDNGRGIPVDIQEKMGRPAVEVILTVLHAGGKFGGGGYKVSGGLHGVGASVVNALSTKLEVFVKRNEKLYYQAYHRGVPAQDLEVIGTSEETGTTIRFFPDGEIFQETLEYDYDLLATRLRELAFLNKGLKIIITDDRADEPMTRSFHYEGGIKSYVEHLNRSKEVVHAEPVYVHGTKDGIEVEVALQYNDGFASNIYSFTNNIPTHEGGTHETGFKTALTRVINDYAKKFGLMKDADGTLSGEDVREGMTAIVSVKHPNPQFEGQTKTKLGNSDARTVTDSLFSGAFEQFMLENPTNARAIVEKGMMASRARMAAKRARELTRRKGVLEVSSLPGKLADCSSRDASISELYIVEGDSAGGSAKSGRDRHFQAILPIRGKILNVEKARLDKILGSNEIRTIITALGTSIGSEFNIEKARYHKVIIMTDADVDGAHIRTLLLTFFYRYMRPLVEHGYVYIAQPPLYGIKQGKNITYVHNERELTEALAALPENARYDIQRYKGLGEMDPEQLWETTMDPSGRQMLRVELQDAIEADEVFDILMGDQVEPRRDFIQSHAHYVKNLDI, from the coding sequence ATGGAATTGGAACAAGGGTACGGTGCCGATCAGATTCAAGTACTTGAAGGATTAGAAGCAGTTCGTAAACGTCCAGGGATGTATATCGGCTCGACGGCATCAAAGGGTCTCCATCACCTCGTATGGGAGATCGTCGATAACTCGATTGATGAGGCGCTCGCAGGATACTGTGACACGATCAAGGTGACGATCGAACCAGGGAACTCGATCTTAGTCGAGGATAATGGACGCGGTATTCCAGTCGACATTCAAGAGAAGATGGGTCGTCCTGCCGTTGAGGTCATCCTGACAGTCCTCCACGCCGGTGGTAAGTTCGGCGGCGGCGGATATAAAGTATCGGGTGGACTACACGGTGTTGGGGCTTCGGTCGTTAACGCCCTGTCGACGAAACTTGAAGTATTCGTCAAACGGAACGAGAAGCTGTATTACCAAGCGTACCATCGCGGTGTACCAGCGCAAGATCTAGAAGTAATCGGAACATCAGAAGAGACAGGAACGACGATTCGTTTCTTCCCAGACGGTGAGATTTTCCAAGAGACGCTCGAGTACGACTATGATTTGTTAGCAACACGCCTGCGGGAACTTGCTTTCTTGAACAAAGGCTTGAAGATCATCATCACGGACGATCGTGCGGATGAGCCGATGACACGTAGCTTCCACTACGAAGGTGGGATCAAATCCTACGTCGAACACTTGAATCGTTCAAAAGAAGTCGTTCATGCGGAACCCGTCTATGTACACGGAACAAAAGACGGCATCGAAGTTGAAGTCGCGCTTCAATACAACGATGGATTTGCGTCAAACATCTACTCGTTCACGAACAACATCCCGACGCATGAAGGTGGTACGCACGAGACCGGCTTCAAGACGGCTTTGACACGGGTCATCAATGACTACGCGAAGAAGTTCGGTTTGATGAAGGATGCAGACGGTACGTTATCCGGTGAGGACGTACGTGAAGGAATGACAGCGATCGTTTCCGTCAAACACCCGAACCCACAGTTCGAAGGTCAGACGAAAACGAAACTCGGGAACTCCGACGCGCGTACGGTTACGGATTCACTCTTCTCTGGTGCATTTGAGCAGTTCATGCTCGAAAACCCGACGAATGCACGCGCAATCGTCGAAAAAGGGATGATGGCGTCACGCGCCCGGATGGCAGCGAAACGCGCCCGTGAACTGACACGCCGTAAAGGTGTTCTCGAAGTGAGCTCGCTTCCAGGTAAACTGGCCGACTGTTCGTCACGTGATGCCTCGATTTCCGAATTGTACATCGTTGAGGGTGATTCGGCGGGTGGTTCTGCGAAATCTGGACGTGATCGTCATTTCCAAGCCATCTTACCGATTCGCGGTAAAATCTTGAACGTGGAGAAAGCACGTCTCGATAAGATTCTCGGAAGCAATGAGATTCGGACGATCATCACAGCACTCGGAACAAGTATTGGTTCTGAGTTCAATATTGAAAAAGCACGCTATCACAAAGTCATCATCATGACCGATGCCGATGTCGATGGTGCCCACATCCGGACACTCTTGTTGACGTTCTTCTACCGTTACATGCGTCCGCTTGTCGAGCATGGGTATGTCTATATCGCTCAGCCACCGCTATACGGGATCAAACAAGGGAAGAACATCACGTACGTGCATAACGAACGTGAATTGACAGAGGCGCTTGCAGCGCTTCCTGAAAACGCACGGTACGACATTCAGCGCTACAAAGGTCTTGGGGAGATGGATCCAGAGCAACTTTGGGAAACGACGATGGATCCAAGTGGTCGTCAAATGTTACGTGTCGAGCTTCAAGATGCGATCGAAGCGGATGAAGTCTTCGATATCTTGATGGGAGATCAAGTCGAACCACGACGCGACTTCATTCAATCACACGCACATTACGTCAAGAACCTGGATATTTAA
- the dnaN gene encoding DNA polymerase III subunit beta codes for MHITIQREALIQAVQDVAKAVSSRTTIPILTGIKLEAHGDGMTLTGSDTEISIERTIYAEENGTSYVTVHRAGSVVLNARFFGDIVKKMPKDEVTLEVSPNFMTRIQSGTAEFHLNGLDPDEFPRLPQVDGGQRFRLPADLLRSMIRQTSFAVAVQETRPVLTGVNFSADKGILTCVSTDSHRLALRRAQFETDTDISFQNVIVPGKSLNELSKLLGDGHVDITITNQQILFKMKHVLFFSRLLDGNYPDTSRLIPEEYRTAVRMNAKELLQAIDRASLLAREDRNNVIKFAAEGTTAVEISSHSPEVGKVSEQVSILSLEGEELKISFNSKYMMDALKALDATDIEIQFTGSIRPFILHPVDQDNVLQLILPVRTA; via the coding sequence ATGCATATCACCATTCAACGCGAAGCTTTAATTCAAGCAGTACAAGATGTAGCCAAAGCGGTCTCATCCCGCACGACGATTCCGATTCTGACAGGGATCAAACTCGAAGCTCATGGAGATGGCATGACGCTGACAGGAAGCGATACAGAAATCTCGATTGAACGGACGATCTATGCAGAAGAGAATGGAACATCTTATGTCACGGTTCACCGTGCTGGTAGTGTCGTCTTGAATGCCCGCTTCTTCGGCGATATCGTCAAAAAGATGCCAAAAGACGAAGTCACACTTGAAGTCTCACCGAACTTCATGACACGGATCCAGTCAGGAACAGCGGAATTCCATTTGAACGGTCTTGATCCAGATGAGTTCCCACGCCTTCCGCAAGTCGATGGGGGACAACGTTTCCGTTTACCGGCTGATCTCTTACGTTCGATGATTCGCCAAACAAGCTTTGCTGTCGCCGTTCAAGAAACACGTCCTGTTCTGACAGGTGTGAACTTCTCAGCCGACAAAGGTATCTTGACGTGTGTCTCAACGGATAGTCACCGTCTAGCCCTTCGTCGTGCACAGTTCGAGACAGATACAGATATCTCGTTCCAGAACGTCATCGTTCCAGGGAAGAGCTTAAATGAATTATCGAAGTTGCTTGGGGATGGTCATGTGGATATCACGATCACAAACCAACAAATCTTATTCAAGATGAAGCACGTCCTCTTCTTCTCGCGTCTACTCGACGGAAACTATCCGGATACATCACGTTTGATTCCGGAAGAGTACCGGACAGCTGTCCGCATGAACGCGAAAGAATTGCTCCAAGCGATCGATCGCGCGTCACTGCTTGCACGTGAGGACCGTAACAACGTCATCAAGTTCGCAGCTGAAGGAACGACAGCGGTCGAGATCTCTTCACATTCACCAGAAGTCGGGAAAGTCTCGGAGCAAGTCAGCATTCTTTCGCTTGAAGGAGAAGAGCTGAAAATCTCGTTCAACTCGAAGTACATGATGGACGCCTTGAAGGCACTTGACGCGACAGATATCGAAATCCAGTTCACGGGTTCGATTCGTCCATTTATCTTGCACCCAGTCGATCAAGATAACGTCCTGCAACTGATTCTTCCAGTCCGGACGGCGTAA
- the guaB gene encoding IMP dehydrogenase, whose amino-acid sequence MWENKFAKEGLTFDDVLLVPRRSSVLPRDVDLSVTLCEGITLNIPLISAGMDTVTEAPMAIAMARQGGLGVIHKNMSMEEQAEHVDRVKRSENGVITNPFYLTPERQVYDAEYLMSKYRISGVPIVNNETERKLVGILTNRDLRFVKDYSTVIETVMTTEELVTAKVGTSLAEAEQILHKHRIEKLPLVDENGVLKGLITTKDIEKVEQYPHAAKDQFGRLLVAAAVGVTKDASTRAKFLVDAGVDALVVDTAHGHSEGVLLKVRELREEYPNLPIIAGNVATAEATRDLIEAGASVIKVGIGPGSICTTRVVAGVGVPQITAVFDCATEARKHGVSIIADGGIKYSGDIVKALAAGGHAVMLGSLLAGVEESPGEMEIYQGRQFKTYRGMGSEASMKRGSQDRYFQEADKKFVPEGIEGRVAYRGKLGDSVYQLVGGIRSGMGYCGAATLEELREETQFIRMTGAGLQESHPHDIQITKEASNYTRQ is encoded by the coding sequence ATGTGGGAGAACAAATTTGCTAAAGAGGGTTTGACGTTTGATGACGTCTTACTCGTACCCCGTCGTTCGAGTGTCTTGCCGCGCGACGTTGATTTATCTGTCACGCTATGTGAAGGGATCACACTTAATATTCCGTTGATCAGTGCTGGGATGGATACCGTCACAGAAGCACCGATGGCAATCGCAATGGCACGTCAAGGTGGTCTTGGTGTCATTCATAAGAATATGTCAATGGAAGAACAAGCAGAACATGTCGATCGCGTCAAACGTTCTGAAAATGGTGTCATCACGAATCCGTTCTATTTAACGCCAGAGCGTCAAGTCTACGATGCTGAGTATTTGATGAGTAAGTACCGCATCTCTGGTGTTCCAATCGTTAATAACGAAACAGAGCGTAAATTAGTAGGGATTTTGACGAACCGTGATCTTCGTTTCGTCAAGGATTACTCGACTGTCATTGAAACGGTGATGACGACAGAAGAACTCGTGACAGCAAAAGTTGGTACGTCCCTTGCTGAAGCAGAGCAGATTCTCCACAAACATCGCATCGAAAAGTTACCACTCGTTGATGAGAACGGTGTATTAAAAGGGTTAATCACGACAAAGGATATCGAAAAAGTCGAACAGTATCCACATGCTGCGAAAGATCAGTTCGGACGTTTACTCGTCGCAGCAGCTGTCGGCGTAACGAAAGACGCTTCGACGCGCGCGAAGTTCCTTGTCGATGCAGGTGTCGATGCACTCGTCGTCGATACGGCACACGGTCACTCAGAAGGTGTTCTTCTCAAAGTACGTGAACTTCGTGAAGAATATCCAAACTTACCAATCATTGCGGGTAACGTTGCGACGGCAGAAGCAACACGCGATTTGATTGAAGCCGGTGCATCTGTCATCAAAGTTGGTATCGGACCTGGTTCGATTTGTACGACACGTGTTGTCGCAGGCGTCGGTGTACCACAAATCACAGCCGTCTTCGATTGTGCGACAGAAGCACGGAAACATGGTGTCTCGATCATCGCTGACGGTGGCATCAAGTATTCTGGAGATATCGTAAAAGCACTTGCTGCTGGCGGTCACGCTGTCATGCTCGGAAGCTTACTTGCAGGAGTAGAAGAGAGCCCAGGTGAGATGGAAATCTATCAAGGACGTCAATTCAAAACGTACCGTGGTATGGGTTCTGAAGCATCGATGAAACGCGGTAGCCAAGATCGTTACTTCCAAGAAGCAGACAAGAAGTTCGTTCCAGAAGGAATCGAAGGACGTGTCGCTTACCGTGGTAAACTCGGCGATTCGGTGTACCAACTCGTTGGTGGTATTCGTTCAGGTATGGGATACTGTGGTGCTGCAACGTTAGAAGAATTGCGTGAAGAGACACAGTTCATCCGTATGACGGGTGCTGGTTTGCAAGAGAGCCACCCGCACGATATTCAAATTACAAAAGAAGCATCGAACTATACACGTCAGTAA
- the yaaA gene encoding S4 domain-containing protein YaaA, giving the protein MQEIRITTEYVTLGQFLKLSDIISSGGQAKPFLAEVPILVNGEVDQRRGRKLRDGDIIDVEDYGQFIIKNEGN; this is encoded by the coding sequence ATGCAAGAAATCAGAATTACAACGGAATACGTTACATTAGGGCAGTTCCTGAAGCTATCGGATATCATCTCAAGCGGAGGACAAGCCAAACCGTTTTTAGCAGAGGTACCGATTCTAGTCAACGGCGAGGTCGATCAGCGACGTGGTCGTAAATTACGGGATGGAGACATCATTGATGTAGAAGACTACGGTCAGTTCATCATCAAGAACGAGGGCAACTAA
- the gyrA gene encoding DNA gyrase subunit A — MSEQNHGIIKDINISQEMRTSFMDYAMSVIVARALPDVRDGLKPGHRRILYAMNDLGIRADKPHKKSARIVGEVIGKYHPHGDSAVYDTMVRMAQDFSYRYELVDGHGNFGSVDGDSAAAMRYTEARMSKIAMEIVRDINKNTVDFKDNYDGSEREPEVLPSRFPNLLVNGSSGIAVGMATNIPPHQLGEVIDGVLALSHDPEITIQELMQHIPGPDFPTAGEILGRSGIRRAYETGRGSIIVRAKAEIEQTKKDRERIIVTELPYQVNKARLVEKIADLVREKKIEGITDLRDESDRRGMRIVMEVRRDANASVILNNLYKQTSMQTTFGVNMLAIVGGRPKTLTLKEMLYHYLEHQKEIVRRRTQFDLEKAEAREHLLAGLRIALDHLDEVIQIIRGNRTADAAREQLMERFALSEKQSQAILDMRLQRLTGLEREKIEAEYDEIMQLIAELNRILASEEVLLDLIRTELEELKERFNDERRTEIRMDHIEFEDEDLIPEQDIIITLTSSGYIKRMTTDSYRTQRRGGRGVQGIGTNDEDYVTRLLSCSTHDTILFFTNRGKVYRIRGYEVPEMSRTSKGVPIINLIQIERDEKVETMIPVNFKRYLEEQQATEAPVEVIEGEIEETEETLETEEVVQDEQKSLIFMTRKGRVKRSPLSAYARINKNGLIAIRLFEDDELTSVRLASTDDEVFAVSTSGKAIRFPITNVRSMGRGARGVKAMTLRPDDFVVGMELARDAQDVLVITEKGFGKRTPMTEFRSQSRGGKGLIASKVTDRVGQIVAMRIVDVDDDIMIMTESGIVIRTDSQYISRVGRNTQGVKVIRIEEGDRVATVAKLKREETDEMEEDTDIVSEENVVESDALEEAEE, encoded by the coding sequence ATGTCCGAACAAAATCACGGAATCATCAAGGATATTAATATTAGTCAAGAGATGCGTACGTCCTTCATGGACTACGCGATGAGCGTCATCGTCGCACGTGCTCTTCCGGACGTACGGGACGGCTTAAAACCCGGACACCGCCGGATTCTCTATGCGATGAACGACCTCGGTATTCGTGCCGATAAACCACATAAAAAGTCTGCCCGTATCGTCGGGGAAGTCATCGGTAAGTATCACCCGCACGGGGATTCTGCCGTCTATGACACGATGGTCCGCATGGCGCAAGACTTCAGCTACCGTTACGAACTCGTCGATGGACACGGAAACTTCGGGTCTGTCGATGGAGACTCGGCGGCAGCGATGCGATATACGGAAGCTCGTATGTCAAAAATCGCGATGGAGATCGTTCGCGATATCAACAAAAACACAGTCGATTTCAAAGATAACTACGATGGTTCGGAACGCGAACCGGAAGTCTTACCGTCACGCTTCCCGAACTTACTCGTCAACGGTTCGAGCGGGATCGCGGTCGGGATGGCAACCAACATTCCACCACATCAGCTTGGCGAAGTCATCGACGGCGTCTTAGCATTATCTCACGATCCAGAAATCACGATCCAAGAACTGATGCAGCACATTCCGGGACCTGATTTCCCGACAGCTGGTGAAATTCTTGGTCGTAGCGGGATTCGTCGCGCTTATGAGACAGGACGTGGCTCAATCATCGTCCGTGCGAAAGCAGAAATCGAACAGACGAAAAAAGACCGGGAACGGATCATCGTGACGGAGCTTCCTTATCAGGTCAACAAAGCCCGCCTCGTTGAAAAGATTGCCGATCTCGTTCGCGAGAAAAAGATCGAAGGCATCACCGATTTACGAGATGAATCAGATCGCCGCGGTATGCGCATCGTCATGGAAGTCCGTCGTGACGCCAATGCGAGCGTCATCTTAAATAACTTGTATAAACAGACGTCGATGCAAACGACGTTTGGTGTCAATATGCTAGCGATCGTCGGCGGACGTCCGAAAACATTGACGCTCAAGGAAATGCTTTATCATTACCTCGAGCATCAAAAAGAAATCGTGCGTCGTCGGACACAGTTCGATCTCGAAAAAGCAGAAGCACGTGAACACTTACTCGCTGGTCTACGGATTGCACTCGATCATTTGGATGAAGTCATTCAAATCATCCGCGGGAACCGGACAGCGGACGCAGCACGTGAACAGTTGATGGAGCGTTTTGCGTTATCCGAGAAACAATCACAAGCGATTCTTGATATGCGCTTGCAACGCCTGACAGGTCTTGAGCGGGAGAAAATTGAAGCAGAGTATGACGAAATCATGCAATTGATCGCGGAACTGAACCGCATCCTTGCGAGTGAGGAAGTCTTGCTTGATTTGATCCGAACAGAACTTGAGGAGTTGAAAGAACGTTTCAACGACGAACGTCGGACGGAAATCCGCATGGACCACATCGAATTCGAAGACGAAGATTTGATTCCGGAACAGGATATCATCATCACGTTGACAAGCAGTGGCTACATCAAACGGATGACGACGGATTCGTACCGGACACAACGCCGCGGCGGACGTGGGGTTCAAGGAATCGGAACGAACGACGAGGATTACGTCACGCGTCTCTTGTCTTGTTCGACGCACGATACGATCCTATTCTTTACGAACCGCGGGAAAGTCTACCGGATTCGTGGATATGAAGTACCAGAGATGAGCCGGACATCAAAAGGTGTGCCGATCATCAACCTCATCCAAATCGAACGCGACGAAAAGGTCGAGACGATGATTCCAGTCAACTTCAAACGTTATCTCGAGGAGCAACAAGCAACTGAAGCACCTGTCGAGGTGATTGAAGGAGAGATTGAAGAGACGGAAGAAACGCTCGAAACGGAAGAAGTCGTTCAAGATGAGCAAAAATCATTGATCTTCATGACACGTAAAGGACGCGTCAAACGTTCACCGTTGTCTGCGTACGCACGGATCAACAAAAACGGTTTGATCGCGATTCGATTGTTTGAAGACGATGAGTTGACATCGGTTCGTCTCGCATCGACGGACGATGAAGTCTTTGCTGTTTCAACAAGCGGGAAAGCGATTCGTTTCCCAATCACGAATGTCCGCTCGATGGGACGTGGTGCTCGTGGGGTCAAAGCGATGACGTTACGCCCAGACGATTTTGTCGTCGGGATGGAACTTGCACGTGATGCACAAGATGTTCTTGTCATTACGGAAAAAGGATTCGGTAAACGAACACCGATGACCGAGTTCCGTAGCCAGTCTCGTGGTGGTAAAGGATTGATCGCGAGTAAGGTGACGGATCGCGTCGGTCAAATCGTTGCCATGCGAATCGTTGATGTCGACGATGACATCATGATCATGACAGAGAGCGGGATCGTCATTCGGACAGACTCGCAATACATTTCACGTGTCGGCCGGAATACCCAAGGGGTGAAGGTCATTCGAATTGAAGAAGGTGACCGTGTTGCAACGGTTGCGAAACTGAAACGCGAAGAGACTGATGAAATGGAAGAAGACACTGATATCGTGTCTGAAGAGAATGTAGTCGAATCGGATGCTTTAGAAGAAGCGGAAGAATAA